A stretch of the Bacillus anthracis str. Vollum genome encodes the following:
- a CDS encoding purine/pyrimidine permease yields MKNLDNQHNQNHIMGTLQWFIFLLANSIALPIVVGGLFHLTTEEIFYLMQRTFFVVGISSFLQGWLGHRLPIADGPAGSWVGVFTVLAYATAGQDQLHSTLQILELGMIISGVILIGLGVTGFIGRILFLFTPIVTGTFLLLLCLQLSGVFLKGMLGITATASQIDGFTAIIAFSIFLFVIILSNFGKGFVKSYAVLIGLISGWILFLIAGKVTISSQVTHFVQLPQIFAWGLPKWNTGMAVSSFVMVCILVSNTVAAIIAINQATIQKGTIEQKQLKDGTWVGGISHIISSVFSTVGVVPLPATAGFIRLTKQKYIRSFLLACMLLVVMSLFPSIIRYLASLPSAVASAVLMASFVQLIGIGLNNIKQVELNERNVTILGVAVLFGSGVMFLPSGALQSLPSVMQYIFGNGLFVGTVVSILLEQIWRIGK; encoded by the coding sequence ATGAAAAATTTGGACAATCAACATAACCAAAATCATATTATGGGAACTTTGCAATGGTTTATATTTTTATTAGCGAATTCAATCGCATTACCAATTGTCGTTGGCGGATTATTTCATCTTACGACGGAAGAAATATTTTATTTAATGCAGCGTACATTTTTTGTAGTTGGTATATCTTCTTTTTTACAAGGATGGCTTGGACATAGACTCCCAATTGCGGACGGACCAGCTGGATCTTGGGTTGGCGTATTTACTGTACTTGCTTACGCAACGGCCGGACAAGATCAATTACATAGTACGTTGCAAATTTTAGAATTAGGAATGATAATTTCCGGTGTTATTTTAATAGGATTAGGCGTAACAGGTTTTATCGGACGTATTTTATTTTTATTTACGCCGATTGTGACAGGGACGTTTTTACTTTTATTATGTTTACAATTAAGCGGTGTATTCCTAAAAGGGATGTTAGGAATTACTGCTACTGCTTCTCAAATTGATGGATTTACAGCGATAATTGCGTTTAGTATATTTCTTTTCGTTATTATACTATCTAATTTTGGAAAAGGTTTTGTCAAAAGTTATGCGGTTTTAATAGGATTAATTAGTGGGTGGATTCTTTTTCTAATTGCAGGAAAAGTGACGATTTCATCTCAAGTAACTCATTTTGTGCAACTTCCGCAAATATTTGCTTGGGGACTTCCAAAATGGAATACAGGTATGGCGGTATCAAGTTTCGTTATGGTATGTATTTTAGTTTCAAATACAGTGGCAGCTATTATTGCAATTAATCAAGCTACTATTCAAAAAGGGACTATTGAGCAGAAACAGTTGAAGGATGGTACGTGGGTTGGAGGCATTTCGCATATCATTTCTTCTGTATTTTCAACTGTAGGTGTCGTGCCGTTACCGGCAACGGCAGGATTTATACGTTTAACGAAACAAAAATATATACGATCGTTCTTACTAGCATGTATGTTACTAGTCGTAATGTCGCTGTTTCCAAGTATTATTCGTTATTTAGCATCTTTACCATCCGCTGTTGCATCTGCGGTTTTAATGGCTTCTTTCGTACAGTTAATTGGAATTGGGTTAAATAATATAAAACAAGTGGAGCTTAATGAAAGGAATGTAACAATTTTAGGCGTTGCAGTATTATTTGGCAGCGGCGTTATGTTTTTACCGTCTGGAGCGCTCCAGTCCTTGCCGTCTGTTATGCAATATATATTCGGGAATGGTTTATTTGTAGGTACTGTTGTAAGTATATTGCTAGAACAAATATGGCGTATCGGGAAATAA
- a CDS encoding DMT family transporter codes for MTRTYILLFICVVVWGSNFIFGAILVNTFHPVLLTTLRLLFINLFFLAYAIMCKKDLYIEKSEMKSVLLIGIIGVAINQWSFYEGLQTADPTTAALILALTPVMTSILAVFILNEPLTAKLVIGGGIATFGVFFVIGVGQRFVFSEGLIWIFITMLSFSLSIVLIRKLGNRDDMFFITFFSSIFGFLIMLPFLAFTFSHITLKYSIESWSLLIVTAILMHGICTLVWNNQLRKAQASTAAMFLNLEPFVTMVVGYIILQKSVTAIQIIGAVFIVCGVYTATFGYGKKSKGQKELFRKAT; via the coding sequence GTGACACGTACATATATATTACTGTTTATATGTGTAGTAGTTTGGGGGAGTAATTTTATATTTGGTGCGATTTTAGTAAATACATTTCATCCGGTGTTGTTAACAACACTTCGCTTACTATTTATTAATTTGTTTTTTCTAGCATACGCTATTATGTGTAAGAAAGACTTATATATAGAAAAGAGTGAAATGAAAAGTGTATTATTAATTGGAATCATAGGTGTCGCGATTAATCAATGGTCTTTTTATGAAGGGTTACAAACCGCAGATCCAACAACAGCTGCGCTAATATTAGCACTTACTCCTGTTATGACTTCTATTCTAGCAGTATTTATTTTAAACGAACCGTTAACAGCTAAGTTAGTAATAGGGGGAGGGATTGCTACTTTTGGAGTGTTTTTTGTAATTGGTGTTGGGCAGAGGTTCGTCTTTTCAGAAGGGTTAATATGGATTTTTATAACGATGCTATCTTTTTCCTTATCTATCGTTTTAATTCGGAAATTGGGGAATAGAGATGATATGTTTTTTATTACATTCTTTTCTTCAATTTTTGGTTTTTTAATTATGCTACCGTTTCTTGCTTTTACCTTTTCTCACATAACGTTGAAATACTCTATAGAGAGTTGGTCGCTTCTCATTGTGACGGCAATACTTATGCATGGAATTTGCACATTAGTTTGGAATAATCAATTGAGAAAAGCACAAGCATCAACAGCAGCTATGTTTTTAAATTTAGAACCATTCGTTACGATGGTGGTAGGGTATATTATATTGCAAAAAAGTGTAACAGCCATTCAAATAATTGGAGCTGTTTTTATCGTTTGTGGAGTTTACACTGCAACATTTGGATACGGGAAGAAATCGAAAGGACAAAAAGAGTTGTTTCGAAAAGCTACGTAA
- a CDS encoding amidohydrolase family protein, whose amino-acid sequence MQNAYWLTNVRLETGYKFNNEVVTGTETALHHLLIQDGKIEKIVLADVPLQTEYETKDAKELLVLPSFVENHFHLDKTKLGGPWEACTPVKNIIERLELEQQELPILAQTTGERAELLLRNILNAGSTHIRTHVNIDPYIGLKNLESVRQTLENMKDAFTYEIVAFPQHGLLRTEAHSLMREAMKMGATLVGGVDPATVDNNIEKSLFDMMEIAVEANADVDLHLHDAGHLGIYTIKKLAQYTEEASWDGRVAVSHAFSLGDVSKEEGADMADLLAERGMSIITTVPINRNMPPVPLLTEKGVPISLGCDSMFDSWGPFGNADIFERVGRLAEKYRWMDEKSLASSLAYITGGKTPLDQEGNQVWPKVGDKADFVFLQATCSAEAIARRAKRPAVMRDGKIVAGSLQHVQGVLI is encoded by the coding sequence ATGCAAAATGCGTATTGGTTAACGAATGTACGATTAGAAACAGGTTACAAGTTTAATAATGAAGTAGTTACAGGTACAGAAACAGCTTTGCATCATTTACTTATACAAGATGGAAAGATTGAAAAGATTGTACTTGCGGATGTACCGCTTCAAACAGAATATGAAACGAAAGATGCGAAAGAATTGCTTGTGCTTCCGTCGTTTGTGGAAAATCATTTTCACTTGGATAAGACAAAACTTGGTGGTCCATGGGAAGCATGTACACCAGTAAAAAATATTATTGAGAGATTAGAGTTAGAACAGCAGGAGTTACCGATTTTAGCTCAAACAACTGGAGAGAGAGCAGAGTTATTACTAAGAAACATTTTAAATGCTGGTTCGACTCATATTCGAACGCATGTAAATATTGATCCGTATATCGGTCTTAAAAACTTAGAATCTGTACGTCAAACTTTAGAGAATATGAAAGATGCGTTTACATATGAAATCGTAGCATTCCCGCAGCATGGTTTACTTCGTACAGAAGCGCATTCTCTTATGAGAGAAGCGATGAAAATGGGCGCAACTTTAGTAGGTGGTGTAGATCCAGCTACTGTAGATAATAATATTGAAAAATCACTTTTTGATATGATGGAAATCGCTGTAGAGGCAAATGCTGATGTTGATTTGCATTTACATGATGCAGGGCATTTAGGTATTTATACAATTAAAAAGTTAGCTCAGTATACAGAGGAGGCTAGTTGGGACGGACGTGTTGCAGTCAGTCATGCGTTTAGCCTAGGGGATGTATCTAAAGAAGAAGGAGCAGATATGGCAGACTTATTAGCTGAAAGAGGAATGTCTATTATTACGACAGTACCAATTAACAGAAATATGCCGCCAGTACCATTACTGACAGAAAAGGGTGTTCCCATTTCTTTAGGTTGCGATAGTATGTTTGATTCATGGGGGCCATTTGGAAATGCTGATATTTTTGAAAGAGTAGGGCGTTTAGCAGAAAAGTATCGCTGGATGGATGAGAAGTCTTTAGCTTCTTCTTTAGCGTATATTACAGGTGGAAAAACGCCATTGGATCAAGAAGGAAATCAAGTTTGGCCTAAAGTAGGAGATAAAGCTGATTTCGTCTTCTTACAAGCTACTTGTTCAGCAGAAGCGATTGCTAGACGAGCAAAGCGACCAGCTGTAATGAGAGACGGAAAAATAGTAGCAGGTTCCTTGCAACATGTTCAAGGAGTATTGATTTAA
- a CDS encoding amidohydrolase family protein — MSVKSQYWLTNVKLECGYVYEESRITSTETEICSLFIEDGKITNILPGIVSEQDGEVVNANGLLALPAFEEMHIHIDKTYYGGPWKACTPVKSIFTRIHEEQTILPKQLETAKSRAEKMLQLLLENGATNIRTHCNIDPVIGLGNLEATIAALETYKDKLSAKIVAFPQHGLLRSNSVGLVKDAMRMGAHLVGGVDPATVDGNIEKSLNTIMDIAVEFDSDIDIHLHDADQLGTFTMKRLAALTEEAGWQGRVTISHALGLGDVSVEEAGEMAERLAALGIDITSTVPVSRHVIPVPLLNRKGVKVSLGNDSITDHWSPFGTGDMLQKANCLAERFRWIDERSLGKALQFITGGKSILDDQGNRQWPKIGDEANIVFTEASCSAEVVARQTERCAVLYKGNVVAGSLEKTAINNLV, encoded by the coding sequence GTGAGTGTGAAATCACAATATTGGTTAACGAATGTAAAACTTGAATGTGGGTACGTATATGAGGAATCACGAATTACAAGTACAGAAACGGAAATTTGTAGTTTATTTATTGAAGATGGAAAGATTACGAACATATTACCTGGAATTGTATCAGAGCAAGATGGTGAAGTAGTAAATGCAAATGGTTTACTGGCATTACCAGCATTTGAAGAAATGCATATCCATATTGATAAGACGTATTATGGTGGACCATGGAAAGCGTGTACACCAGTAAAGAGTATATTCACTCGTATTCATGAGGAGCAAACTATTCTTCCGAAGCAATTAGAAACTGCAAAGAGTAGAGCGGAGAAAATGTTGCAATTACTTCTTGAAAATGGAGCGACAAATATTCGAACACATTGCAATATTGATCCTGTAATTGGTCTTGGGAATTTAGAAGCAACGATTGCGGCACTGGAAACATATAAAGATAAGTTATCAGCAAAAATTGTAGCATTCCCGCAACACGGTTTGTTACGAAGTAATTCCGTAGGGCTTGTAAAAGACGCTATGCGTATGGGAGCTCATTTAGTAGGTGGAGTAGACCCAGCTACAGTAGATGGTAATATTGAAAAATCATTGAATACAATTATGGATATTGCAGTAGAGTTTGATTCAGACATTGATATTCATTTACATGACGCGGATCAACTCGGAACATTTACAATGAAGAGATTAGCTGCATTAACAGAAGAAGCAGGGTGGCAAGGAAGAGTTACGATTAGTCATGCTCTTGGACTTGGAGATGTATCTGTAGAAGAAGCGGGGGAAATGGCTGAACGACTTGCGGCATTAGGTATTGATATAACGTCAACAGTTCCAGTTAGTAGACATGTAATTCCAGTTCCGTTATTAAATCGTAAAGGTGTAAAAGTTTCGCTAGGAAACGATAGTATAACTGATCATTGGTCTCCGTTTGGGACAGGAGATATGTTGCAAAAGGCAAATTGTCTAGCGGAGAGATTTAGATGGATTGATGAGCGCTCTTTAGGGAAAGCACTTCAGTTTATTACGGGTGGGAAATCTATATTAGATGATCAAGGAAATCGTCAATGGCCAAAAATTGGGGATGAAGCAAATATCGTCTTTACAGAAGCATCATGTTCAGCCGAGGTAGTAGCAAGACAAACAGAGCGCTGTGCGGTTTTATATAAAGGAAATGTTGTTGCTGGTAGTTTGGAAAAAACGGCTATAAATAATCTTGTTTGA
- a CDS encoding glutathione ABC transporter substrate-binding protein — MRFKRGLVSCFIAILCLSVFLAGCSSNAKTGNEGSGSKGTKEGGVLTIARLSDADNLDPHFITNIPSASVVYHKVYENLVQRDKNMDFKPMLAKEWKQIDDLNWEFKLQQGVTFQDGAPFNAEAVKKNFERVLDPKVGSNRATVYSMIQEIKVIDEYTVQFILKYPYSPLLSIFASNEGSILSPKAIDEKGKGLAQHPVGTGPYTFKSWKPGEEIRLEKNKNYWGEKAKVDEVVFKVVPEDATRIGMIETSEAHIAENLPVTEVERVKNSPSMELIENEGLGVEYIGFNVEKKPFDNPLVRQAIAHAIETKGILKGVYNNVGTEINSVMTPKVFGYTKDVKGYKYDINTAKKLLADAGYPNGFKTTIWTNDSKVRMALVEVIQSQLKGIGVDVEIKVMEYGAFLAATNKSEHAMFVGGWGNATGDGDYNQYNLFHSSSHGATGNQFFYSNPEVDKLIEEARKEKDETKRKELYKQLQEIELKDALLVPIRGINHIAATTKNIKGFWIDPSGYLRLEGVELQ; from the coding sequence ATGAGATTCAAAAGGGGACTTGTGAGTTGTTTTATCGCAATTTTATGTCTTTCAGTTTTTCTAGCGGGGTGTTCATCTAATGCGAAAACAGGAAATGAAGGATCAGGAAGCAAAGGGACAAAGGAAGGCGGCGTTTTAACAATTGCTAGACTGTCAGATGCTGATAATTTAGATCCACATTTTATTACAAACATCCCTTCCGCAAGTGTTGTGTATCATAAAGTGTATGAAAACCTTGTACAACGAGATAAAAACATGGATTTTAAGCCGATGTTAGCAAAGGAATGGAAACAAATTGATGATTTAAATTGGGAATTTAAGTTGCAACAAGGCGTAACATTCCAAGATGGTGCACCATTTAATGCTGAGGCAGTAAAGAAAAACTTTGAACGTGTATTAGACCCGAAAGTAGGTTCAAATCGAGCAACTGTTTATTCTATGATTCAAGAAATAAAAGTAATTGATGAATACACAGTACAGTTCATATTGAAATACCCATACTCACCTCTTTTATCTATTTTCGCAAGTAATGAAGGAAGTATTTTAAGTCCGAAAGCAATTGATGAAAAAGGGAAGGGCTTAGCGCAGCATCCAGTTGGGACAGGTCCATATACCTTTAAGTCATGGAAACCAGGTGAAGAAATTCGACTTGAAAAAAATAAAAATTATTGGGGTGAGAAAGCAAAGGTTGATGAAGTTGTATTCAAAGTAGTACCAGAAGATGCAACACGTATTGGAATGATCGAAACTAGTGAAGCTCACATTGCAGAGAATTTACCTGTAACTGAAGTAGAGCGAGTGAAAAATTCACCATCCATGGAGTTAATTGAAAATGAAGGTTTAGGTGTAGAATATATTGGATTTAATGTAGAGAAAAAGCCATTTGACAATCCGCTCGTTCGTCAAGCGATTGCACATGCAATTGAAACGAAAGGGATTTTAAAAGGGGTATATAACAATGTTGGGACTGAAATAAACTCCGTAATGACACCTAAAGTGTTCGGTTATACGAAAGACGTAAAAGGATATAAGTATGACATTAATACTGCGAAAAAATTATTAGCAGATGCTGGTTATCCAAATGGATTTAAAACAACAATTTGGACGAATGACAGCAAAGTTAGAATGGCGTTAGTGGAAGTAATTCAATCTCAATTAAAAGGGATTGGCGTTGATGTAGAAATTAAAGTTATGGAATATGGTGCGTTTTTAGCTGCAACGAATAAATCAGAACATGCGATGTTTGTTGGAGGATGGGGAAACGCAACAGGTGATGGTGACTATAATCAATATAATTTATTCCATTCTAGTTCACACGGAGCAACTGGTAACCAATTTTTCTATAGTAATCCGGAAGTAGATAAATTAATAGAAGAAGCTAGAAAAGAAAAAGATGAGACGAAGAGAAAAGAATTATACAAACAGTTACAAGAGATTGAATTAAAAGATGCTTTACTAGTACCAATTCGAGGGATTAATCATATTGCGGCAACTACGAAAAATATAAAAGGATTTTGGATTGATCCATCTGGGTATTTGCGACTGGAAGGTGTAGAGCTACAGTAA